The nucleotide window CTTGACAGGCAAACTCTACATTGTTGGCGTCGGACCGGGATCGCACGACCACATGACGTTTCGCGCAAAAGAGGTCATCATACAAAGCGATACCATAGTAGGCTATGATACCTATGTGGGATTGGTCGAGGATCTAATCCAAGGAAAAGAGATCCACCGATACGCCATGACACAAGAAGTGGAAAGGGCAAAGCAATGCATTGAGCTTGCCCAGTCTGGCAAAATTGTATCGCTAGTAAGCAGCGGAGACCCGGGAATTTATGGAATGGCCGGTTTGATCTATGAAACACTAGCAGAAGCCGGCTGGGATCCAAAAACAGGACTTGAAGTCGAAGTAGTGCCTGGTGTGTCTGCGCTAAACTCTTGTGCTTCTTTGATTGGCTCGCCACTAATGACTGACTTTGCCGTAGTGTCAATGAGCGATTTATTGGTACCATGGGAAATCATAACAAAACGAGTAGAAGCGGCTGCTCAGGGAGACTATGTCATTGTTATCTATAATCCATCAAGCAAAAAAAGAATTCACCAGCTCCAGGACACTAGAAAATTATTACTAAAATATCGCAAGCCAAGCACGCCTGTTGCCATCATAAAGGGTGCATATCGAGAATCGGAAACCATAGTCATGACTGATTTGGAAAACATGGAAAATCATGCAGACAAGCTAGGCATGATCAGCACTGTGATAATTGGTAATTCCTCTACGTATAATTTCAAAAATCTGATGATAAATCCGCGGGGCTATACATCAAAGTATAATCTGCAGACCTAGACTGAATTTTTTATTGCAGATTTGGTATCCTCGTCCAGTGCAAGGCCATCTCTGATTGGAGCGATAATTTTTACCAGATTGTCCGCTACCGTGTTTTTCAGATCAGATGGATGCAGCTTGCCGGACCCAAAGTCGGATTCCAATTGCACATAGCTGGAATAAGTTGCGTTTCCGCCAAACTTTTCTGGCCTTTCCACTGTGATTTCAGAAAATTCATGAAATATGATGTGTTTCGCTATCTGTAGGATTGGGTTGTTTGTCTTTCCTACCTCGCACCAGCCTTTTTTTATTTTGGATTTGATTTCATCGTTGGTGTCATGGATGAAAACGCCAGACATTGGCTTTGATTTTGACATTTTAGTTCCAGCGCCTTCTTCATCTGTTGCTACTGGTTCTGTTAGTCCCGGTAAGAGACTGTGATGTATGGCAACTGGTACCTTCCACTTCATTTTTGGAAATATCTCTCGAACTAGCATGTGGATTTTTCGCTGATCCATTCCTGCATGTGCGATATCGACATCTATGGTATGAATGTCGACTGCCTGCATTGGCGGGTATAACAATTTTGAGAGATCGATTTTTTCCTCAGATTCGGATCTGCCCATGATAGTCAGAGTTCGCATGGTCCTTGCAAGCGACATGTGCTTTGTGAATAAGACAAAGTTTTTCCAGTATTCTTTGTGGGAATCGTACAGCTCGCTGCCTCGTATAATATTGACACCTGGACAGACAAGCCTGAAGGCTTTTTCATAATACTGCGATACCTTGGATATTGTCTCCCAGTTTCCACCCAGCTTGTCGTTGATTAGCGTGTGCCAATCTGCCAAAAAGACGTTGCACTCAACTCCTGCCTTGATAAAATCATTAATCTTGAATCCCGTGCTGATCAGGC belongs to Candidatus Nitrosotenuis cloacae and includes:
- the cobJ gene encoding precorrin-3B C(17)-methyltransferase, coding for MTGKLYIVGVGPGSHDHMTFRAKEVIIQSDTIVGYDTYVGLVEDLIQGKEIHRYAMTQEVERAKQCIELAQSGKIVSLVSSGDPGIYGMAGLIYETLAEAGWDPKTGLEVEVVPGVSALNSCASLIGSPLMTDFAVVSMSDLLVPWEIITKRVEAAAQGDYVIVIYNPSSKKRIHQLQDTRKLLLKYRKPSTPVAIIKGAYRESETIVMTDLENMENHADKLGMISTVIIGNSSTYNFKNLMINPRGYTSKYNLQT
- a CDS encoding tyrosine--tRNA ligase, producing MDITTKVELITRPPTEEVVTQEELTKLFETNSKPRHYIGLEISGFLHLGSLISTGFKINDFIKAGVECNVFLADWHTLINDKLGGNWETISKVSQYYEKAFRLVCPGVNIIRGSELYDSHKEYWKNFVLFTKHMSLARTMRTLTIMGRSESEEKIDLSKLLYPPMQAVDIHTIDVDIAHAGMDQRKIHMLVREIFPKMKWKVPVAIHHSLLPGLTEPVATDEEGAGTKMSKSKPMSGVFIHDTNDEIKSKIKKGWCEVGKTNNPILQIAKHIIFHEFSEITVERPEKFGGNATYSSYVQLESDFGSGKLHPSDLKNTVADNLVKIIAPIRDGLALDEDTKSAIKNSV